The following is a genomic window from Episyrphus balteatus chromosome 1, idEpiBalt1.1, whole genome shotgun sequence.
TGCTGCTGTGGTAGATGTTCATAAACTGATACGTCAATTGCCAAATTGTGTAGAGAGTTTTCATGTGCCTTATCCGAAATTTAATCATTTGGACTTTTTGTGGGCCATGGAAGTGAAATCGTTATTGTATGACAGGATTATAAATGTAGCTaatcgttttgaaaaaactgGTAAACAGTaggaaaataaacaatttataaagAGATATGTGATTCGTATGTAATGTTCATTTAAGGGCAGAGAGTATCCTTGAAAAATTTGGGAACCTTTCCCGCTTAGCAGGTTTGAAAAAGTAGTTTCCAAAGGTTTTGGTTTTGATAGGGTTTTTACAGGACTTCAGCACAAAATTTCTGAGGATATTCGGTgcttaaagttttattttgacgTAAAAACCTTCTTACAATgcgttgtttttgttgttgtaacaTGCGGATATCCATATCCCCAGCTTAACATCCATCAAGTTAAGGATATTGGATTAATGGCTTTGATGATCTAGGATGAAATCGGCTAACGCGATAGTCGATATTTGATAATCAAAATCgacaatttttaaagcaaacttatcgttttttgactatcaactataGCGTTAACCGATTCCACACCTGGTTTAATGCTCTGGCGACCGTCAAATTCCATGCTTGAGATGATGACATATCGCTGCAATGTCGTTAAAGTCGCTGAAAATAATCTTGGATGTTGTCGTACTTGTGGCACTTTTCATACGTTTCCTCTAAAAGTTCGTAGAAGGCATATGACTTCCTTCCTAAGGCCCGGTgcacacatttgatttttttaacgcATGACATAGCCATTTTATTCTACAGGAATAATACACAAGTGCGGCGATGCTGCGTCAATCTACTGATAAATTTTGACTTATCGTGTGGTGACACTGCGGAAAAAAAGACTCCTTAAACACCACGGCCTCACCACACTTGAGGTATTTTTCCTGTCGAATCAAATGGCTGGATCATGCATCgataaaacttaatttatttataaaccaagtattaatttttaaatagttaaaaaattagcactttACTACTGcgaaaaatacaaattcagttctaaaattgtataaaaataaactagtaggtatataaaaattatcTAATTTAAAAAGGcggattttttaagaaaaataatattgtttaagttttttattaagTAGCTATTctcaaaaatgttataccatttagAATTGAACACGCCAACTTTTGTTGTAACTTAAAAAATCTcgtaatgcatttttttttgaagtgaaaacttctttagtatcgtagtgatttgaaacaagatgaaacgaaaacgcgacaagaacattcaacttgttataacttttttgttttaaagatagatgaatgaaatttgtactgtagataggtacccaagtaacaatttagctttcataagggtcaatgcaagctattttttggctttcataacaagaaggacaggtcttatgcaaatcattttggcgcattttaccgaaattgcataggactttccttcacaggttatctacaagctaatagcttgtgacaaacagcttaaaatggccttacaGAGGTTttcctgcagagggtttatctaataCACACACCGGATTACCTGCGTAgaatgttataataaggccttatagaagttgttgtaggtgttgtagaaaatgcataaaaaaaaagaattaattgaattttatttcattttttttattttcttctgattttttctgttttgtattttctacatattattttatttattttaattttttcttagccagcaccttaccaatagaccatactcgaatattaaagatgagtggaaaaaagggagctaattgaaacctcacataaaaattcaatgtttttttctaatgcgttacaaacattgcatatctgcaggataaaagctttgcatacttactggtgaaaaacattgcatacttactgGTGAAAAACCTTGCATACTTACAAAAACCACTTGGAACAGGTCTGATGACAGCCTtttgtcacttgaaaatacaaggcttctttagaacggttcaaacatgtcttataaaggtcttctttaactcatatttacaaggcttcttctaaacacttccagatagccttaaggagacccccttttttttccaaaatggatgatttgcgtaagtaagccctaaactaaacgtatacaaactatagcttgccgaatcgaagaaaatggaccttatgcaagtaaaattgttacttgggtagttaaataaattataattgtacaaaatttcaattaatttcatattcaaaattctgatataaccttaaaaagatgttctttttctacacacgttatatcttttgatctagtgcacatacaaatttgatttaactttaatacgcatgctgataacataacctcttatttgatatatcacacataatggtacgtgctctacaagttacacaatctttaattgaaaaaaatgaaaaattcctcaaaacacctgtggaagtgtggagatctgttgccgatgatgaTCAGATCAGCCATCAGTGAATAAAGTACCGTAGtctcattttgaaatttcgacatggttggctttaaaaattcttacttttttgctAGGCATGGTAGATACATACCTATGTTATTGAAGCGCCATATAAAatgtgatttaaaatttgttataagttgttggaataaaaaaaggtaggtttttttcgattttccttgcaagaaaaatgattttttaaggtttaacttctaacacgtgtgaattgcacacatgattttttttcactacAGTCCATTGAATTAGGGTCATGTCGAATTTTTGGTatttagttgggcaaaaaagtgatattttatttaaaactgatgtgatttattattaattgaaaaaattgagtcATGAAAGACCGTCAAAAGGTGAcaattttttctactttttattGCCTATAACTTCCAAAATACATggctcgaatttttttttattatttttctgataactagCACCACTGGGACActctgtataaaattttttttaacatttttcaaaaaaaaagttggagtGGCATTTTTAAGATAGAATTATTCaacacttaaaaattaattttctaaaaaattcaatgatttcaaTGATATATAATTTGAGCtgaatattataaacaaaatgtgCGTTTAGACAAGGTGTCTCGcgttaagtcaactgatgagtccaagtgagatCCACCGGGACGAAACGCAAAGTCCgtaaaaagctatattaaatcaatgatttaacaagtccaattaaTAAAGTGCTTATTCTTTTACGATAGagacgtttttgagaaaaaataattttctatataaaaaatataaaataaaaaaaaaaattatttttatttgaaaaaataaaaaataaaaataaaaaaaaatacttttatataTTACAGGTACTAATGTTTTGGTTCCAAAAAATGTATCTAATaagaaatcacaaaaaactGCAACTTCCAAGTTGGAAGATATTCGCTTTACAGTTTTAACATCTTTcccttttattttcataaaaaaaattgattataaggtcttaaagtgtgttttactaaattgttttcaaaatatttgagtttttttttattgaataggtATAAACATTCTTTTGATCCAATACAATTCTATTTTCACGCTTATTCTGTCCCCATTTTGAAGCcgctttttttcaataaaaaaaaatttagcagtTTTTTCGTTTCTTCCAATCTACTATGTTACAGTGTTATAAATTTAATGacttttaatcaaaaatgacagttttaatttttttatgatgccAAAATgcaccaaaggcaccactgtgaGGCGTATTTAACCGACACAGGTCACACTATATGGTCAAAACACTTGAAAAAACGCGAAAAAATTCCTTGTTCAAATGGCTATACGCTCAATAATATAATTATCACAACTTTAATTCTGCAATTAAATGtgaacaataaacaaaaaataaatatttaaacagaCTTTTTACCGTACCGTATGGTCAAATACATCTGTTTCACATTTTAtcagtttgaatttttcaaaaacgtttttttgcattagtTTCAATAGCCATAAGTGTGAAATATAAAATCAGCCCTTCCACAAATGTTATCGATTAGTTTTAGACGTGTAATTAAGTCGTTACGATGAAGGCCGTTCTGGCATTAATAATTTCGTTGCTAATTGGTACGGCTTCAGCCAGTCCGCTTTTGACCACTGTAAGTTTCATTTGGAATTTCTAAATCTGCGATTaccaataaaattatatttaaggcCCAGAGAGTTGCAAAGTACAATTATCCAGTGGAGACGCATAAAGTTCAAACTTCCGATGGCTACATTCTCACCATGTTTCGGATTCCCTATTCACCGAAGTTGAAGAATCAAAATGAACACAGACCAGTTGTGTTTTTGCAACATGGacttttgagttcttcggattGCTTCATTCTCAATGGACCCAATAATGCATTGGCATATCTTCTAGTCGACGCAGGCTATGATGTTTGGTTGGGAAATAACCGTGGAAATATGTATTCAAAGAAACATGCCAAAATTTCAAGCCTTTTACCGAGTTTCTGGGATTTCACTTGGAATGAAATTGCTCTAATGGATTTACCAGCAATGATTGACTATGTGCTGTTTCACACTAACGAAAAAGCTCTTCATTACGTTGGTCACTCACAAGGCACAACAATATTTTTCGTCCTCATGTCCGAAATGCCTGAATATAATGCTAAGATCAAGACCTCTCATATGCTAGCTCCAGTTGTGTATATGAATCATATGACAAGTCCAATGGCCAAAATTATGGGACCAATGCTAGGCTGGTCGAGTACACTGATTAAAATGATGATGGGAAATACCGAATTTAtgccaaacaaaaaactcatttcAATGTTGGGCTCACAAGCTTGTAAAGATTCATCAATTTTGCAGTCAATGTGTGGGAATGTTTTATTCCTTATGGCTGGTTGGAATTCAAAACATTTAAACACAGTTAGTCCATAAAAAATATAGGTAGTTTtggtaatttttcttaaattttgaatttttttttagactttgcTACAAGGAGTTGTGGAAACTCATCCAGCTGGCTCATCTACTGGTCAATTTATACACTATTTACAAGAATATCAATCTGGAAAGTGGAGAAAATATGATTACGGGAAATTGATGAACTTTTGGAAATATAGCCAATGGTCGCCACcaaattataatgaaaaaaatatcattgcACCAGTTCGATTGTATTACAGTGATAATGATTATTTTGCTTCGGTGATTGATGTTCAAAAATTGATACGAGTGTTACCAAATTGTGTGGAGAGTTTTCATGTTCCATATCCGAAATTCAATCATTTGGACTTTTTGTGGGCAATGGAAGTGAAACCGTTGTTATATGACAGGATTTTAAATGTTACCAATCGTTTTGAAAGAACTGGCAAACagtaaatttaacaaatttttaaaaagatgtgattttttgttatttagaaGGAGTATTTGtatactcaagtagcacacttgtgcataaattggtgtaaactcattaattttggtgtataattgaaaaaaacttaagattttggtgtatttatcaaaaatataggaataaaaaatacaccattgtattttctgtgcattttttcaacatttattttgaaatttggtgcaaaaaattAACCGGTGCtcagttgtttttaaaatataccattaatggtatataaaattaatcgtttctgcaaccaaaaaatataacatattttttgaacTGTATATTGTAGATAAAATAGACCATTATTATTTGCCAAATATGTTTTGATGAAGCTTTGACACCATatggaaataaaatgcacttaaatacataaaaataaataacaaaatgtaaTTGAAATTATTCAGTGGCGATTTAATTCTTAAAGAGCACACAgcatttttaaatcaacaaaaatgaGTTCttcgaaattaaattaatataatgttGTGTTGATATGTTGTACAAAATGTAATGTTGTTGGTAAATTTGATCGATCAGGAAATCATATGAGCTTTCCTAGATTGGATTCCACGCTAAGCAATGTTATATCGCTATTTATCAGTGGTGTAAACGCAAACGTTGACCAcaaatattttagaaatttaTTGAAGAGGAAGGAGGAAGTTGAGCCGAAAGTACCAAAAAGATAAAGTTAGATGCAAATTTGGACAAAAAAGATGGAGAAGAGGATCCAAAAGCACAAAGAGTCGATAAATATGAAGAAGATGTTGTTGCCGAGCCACAAGAACAgaattaaaaaatggaaaaaatgtatgagtttataataaatttgtttttattgtttacaaaactttttttttacaagggtTTGCACATTTCTCATACCATAACAGCAAATAAAATattccgaaaaaaatattttttgacatatttttaacaATTGTGCATTTTTCTCATTGCTCCTTTAGTTTCCGTgcgttttttgtataatttctcAATCTAATATGAATCAGTGAATATTTTATACAGTTTTCAGCATAATAAATGCACTGAAAAGAGCATATTGCATATAACTTTTACAATTgtgtattttgtttctttttctttgaaattggctcattttttattccaaatttagGAATTTGTGTATATTTTGGACAACGGccatatttttaaggaataatAAGAAAAATGGAGATTCGTGTGAccgtaatatttaaataaaaacaa
Proteins encoded in this region:
- the LOC129905969 gene encoding lipase 3-like; the protein is MKAVLALIISLLIGTASASPLLTTAQRVAKYNYPVETHKVQTSDGYILTMFRIPYSPKLKNQNEHRPVVFLQHGLLSSSDCFILNGPNNALAYLLVDAGYDVWLGNNRGNMYSKKHAKISSLLPSFWDFTWNEIALMDLPAMIDYVLFHTNEKALHYVGHSQGTTIFFVLMSEMPEYNAKIKTSHMLAPVVYMNHMTSPMAKIMGPMLGWSSTLIKMMMGNTEFMPNKKLISMLGSQACKDSSILQSMCGNVLFLMAGWNSKHLNTTLLQGVVETHPAGSSTGQFIHYLQEYQSGKWRKYDYGKLMNFWKYSQWSPPNYNEKNIIAPVRLYYSDNDYFASVIDVQKLIRVLPNCVESFHVPYPKFNHLDFLWAMEVKPLLYDRILNVTNRFERTGKQ